The DNA window AGCACATTGATCGCGAGGATCTCTACACCAATCTAGAAGCTCGTGTCCAGTATTTACACTCATTCCTCGACTTTTCTAGCCGTACGTCCCCTAGCATCGCCTACCCAGGACATCACCATACAGTTGAACTGACGACTCGTCTTCCCAGGTGACATCGAAGCTCTCATCACTGGCGCAAAATACGTCAAGGCTCTTATTCCTGCCGTCGTCAACATCGTCTACAAGAAACTTCTCCAATACGATATCACAGCCCGTGCTTTCACAACACGCAGCACCTCCTTCGAAGGCCCTATCGATGAGGTGCCTGACGAAAACAGTCCCCAGATTCTGCATAGGAAGATGTTTCTGCGGGCTTATCTGATGAAGCTGTGTTCGGATCCTAGTAAGATGGAGTTTTGGGAGTACCTGGATAAGGTCGGGTATGTAGTTCTCGTCCATGGGGACAAGCAAGCATTGACTAACATGATTAGAATGATGCACGTCGGTCTTGGTCGCAAGCACCCTCTTCACATCGAGTACGTCCATCTTGGCGTCTGCCTTGGTTTCATCCAGGACATCATGATCGAAGCCGTGTTCAGCCATCCTCGACTTAATATACAGCGCAAGACAGCCCTGGTAAAGGCTCTCAACAAGGTCATATGGATCCAGAACGATCTTATGGCCAAGTGGCACGTCAAAGATGGCTCAGAGTTCGAGGTTGGCGACTCAGATATCGAGATCGAGCGCGAAGGCTACTTGCATGGAAAGCGAATTATCGGTGATACTAGTGGTTCGGCTTCTGACGATGAAGCTTCAGAGCAATTACCACCCTCCCGAATTCCCTATCCCAATGGTGCGTCGGCTGGAGGAGTGTGTCCCTTCTCGGGGATGGGTGCTCCGTCTGAAGAGTGAAATGCAGACGATATGGATTACCGTGCCTAAGGCGAACTGTCCGCGTTTATGCTAAAGTTGAGTTGATTGTCCTATCTATGAGGGCCTGCTGCGTCGATGTTCATTTTGTGTTTGGTGGACAAGTTCACTGAGCATGCCTGTtcaaaaaataaaaataaaataaataaataaaaaaatcgAGCTGTTTCTGAGACTGTCAACTGTTATCACGACGGATCTATGGGCTGTCTTTCACATGCCCTGTTATATTTTACGTGGGAGAATTTTGTCGCGCGGAAACTGGTATTCAGAACCACTTTTCAATATTAGAGAGAGCTTCAACAGATCTTGAACGACTTGGCCTAAATTTCTCTCAAGTTGCGTCATGCGGCTGGAGCTTTTGGTCCTCTTTGGAGGGGCAAGAGGGCCCACGACTGACAGATCACGATTGCTTGGATTGTTGAGTCTGGACCATCTCCGTTACAACAAGGTTCCTGGACGATTCTAACTAGAGGCTCCATTCGGTATTAATATAAGGCGTATGATTGGATCGTGACCGGGCTTCCATAGCGGGATGACGGTAGTCGTTGAGCTTTGGTCATTGGGTTAACCCCACAGAGGGGTATCCAAGCTTGGAGCCGAAAGGATCATAATGTGAAGATTCTAATAGTCACTGAAAGAGTAAGATGAAAAAGAGAGGCAGAAATTCCGAGATGGGAACTTGGTGAGACAAGAATTGCCTACTATGTTGGTGTTCGCTGCATGTGCCAATATCAGAAACTTGGTGTCACTTGTAACGGAGTTGCTGGCCGGCATCTCCGAATCTTTCCATGTTCCACAGTCTCGAACCTCTTGAAAACGAGTTGCACAGCCTGTCAACCTCCAATAGCAGGCCGTTGATATACCACACGATCGGCCAAGACGACCAGGATGCACAAATGGGAAGTGTGAGCCAAAATGTAGAGTGTAAGACATGCCATGCTCGGAAGTTTTTTGATAGGATCGCATAGTAGAAGTTGCTGTGATAGGAGTGTGCAAGAATGTTGCGTGTCTATAAACAAGACAAAGTGGATAGCTTTTTTGCTGTTGGGCAGCAGTAGAACAAGAAAGAGACCAGAGATGAGCCCTAAAGATGGTAACGGGTTTCTGTAAAATGGCTCAGAGGTGCATGTATCTAGATGCAAGCCACCATCGAAAATTGTACAGGAGAGGATGCAGTAAGGGTACCATTTATCTATCTGCACCTACATCGGATATTCTCGCGAGAACAGATGTCCAAATAGAGATATTGGCATGAAACTGTCCAACAGGAACGTGCGGCCACGTCTGGCGGCGGATGGTTCATAAAAGGTGACAAAGTTCAAGGCCCGGCCCGTGAACGATGGCTGATTCCATCCATCTCACTGATTTCCATACCATGTGCCAATTAAATGGCGGGGGAGGTGCTGTGACACCGGGGGATTTAACCCCGGATGCGGCTCGCCATAACTAGGCGGACTGGCACCAGTGACCTACTAATGTTTGAGGAAATGCGCACCATCTTTTAGTGTGACCTTGGTATCCGTAGACTGGATGCAACTTTAGTAGTACTTACTAAcctaagtatttattaatgTAATTGCAGCGTCATGTTCCACTACGAAAACATCAAGAACCCATAAGCTTAGATAACAAAATTGGGTATTGCGTTGTTTTGAGGGAAGATTGTGCCAAAAGTATTCATTGAATCCTACCTGCAATGGTAATTGCGTACATGCGCTGGCATATTACGGCAAAGTATATGCCCAGAACCTCGGGAGTGCAACTCCGTTAAAGAACGCGGACTCACCGTCTTTTGAACAAGTCGTCCTGGTGTGTTCACTCGCTTCTATAATACAGTCAGTAGCTTGCTGGCGCCGTGCCGTATTGCTTGTTTACTGCTGGTGCATTAACATGTGGAGACTACGAGAATGGCATTGCATCTTATCAATTATCAGAGTGGAACTGTCGATGATGAATAGAGTTGGTCGATCTTGGAGATGCGTCAACCACGAGATAAGTAAAGGCCAGAGTAGCTAATATAAGCAATACTTGATAACAAATAGAATTACACGTAGCTTGTCTACGAACCTTTGCTTATCACATAAACTCAATAAAATAGTTGACACCAACGTCGGTCGAATTATTTTTCGATGCCTGCCCCTCCCCCGCCATAGGCACGGTCACATGGGAATAACCTATGCGAGACCGGAGAGACAGAGTTCTCAACATTTGGCCAGTATGATCTGATATGTtgcagtaaaaaagtcaggCATAATAAATGATCTTGActtggagaaagaaagtgGTGAGATGCAACTCCACCACGTCGTCCTGTTGCGATGCCCAATTTAGTGACGTTGAAAAAGATCAATGTTGGAGATGATGCATGTCAGATGCTGTAACGGTGCTATAGGTAGAAAATAGCATATCCTATCCGCGATGCTGGTAACCTAGCCATTGAATGTCCATCTGTACCTGATCGGCATCGACATGTTGGTCCTCCCCCAAGTTGGCAGCTAAAATCAATGGATCTTGGCAGTTGTCGGGCCTTTAACAACTGTGCTCCGTCTCATGAGCTGGAAAGTGCGCTGAGAATTCGAGATAGCAACTGATTTATAGAGTTATGGTCGAATAAATCAGATGAGGAGGCCGTGCATCAAAACACCCGAATAAATACTAAACCGATTTTGAGAGATAATATTGtgtaacgtgcttgataagcgagtgagtcagataagcgagtgggtcaaaaatcttaaccctctttattatctagatgataaaattgcttcaattcattcaattgactataactactcactatactcatctccagaggcctgaatatcctcttgacatgttcttgcgttatgcccggtcttgccgcatacaccacaacgccgaacacccggtccaaccgaccttcctcgaccaccacttcttgatgattctgccactacctgcgtattcacatctatctgatcaattgattgtaatgcttcctgtacagtcatcgctcctcctttctgtagtcttgttctttttgccctccggcgccggcttagtattgcatttgcctcttcaagatttcggacctgatctcttaataggacaacctcatgcataactgccaatgttgcttttgtatttgacttaatagcctcaattattgactctggggaactgctcttatgcataataactcgtctggtaaggtattcagattgagattgagcctctgttgctgtctttggggtctttgaaacccatggacttggtggttgacttgcctccccaggaggcgttggagtccgtaactgtatatcaagcttcgagacgacggtttctgggtcaagaggataaattccagctcccctaaaagccccctggatattgctctctgtaaaggtagcttgaaaagcggcataaaaggctgggaagaactcggtcttagaaatgtgggttatagagcatctgatcagatgctctatttctcgaccataagcattcttcagtactgaaaaacacccgacatcgagaggctggagtaggtgggatgcatgaggaggcatacaaagtgtaatgatcttgtgatcctgacagtatctctcaaagtcgacagagtggtgactttcatgaccatcgaggatcaagagacgatagagactaactgatcgcttcgctgttgatcgatcaaagtgttttagccactcaagacccagctcgttatttgtccatccattttggcttgttgcaataacccaatcgccggggaggttgctttctcgataccagtttgcaagatgatactggcctgaaccaatgataaacggcgggatcgattgaccttcggcatttatcgctggaattgcagtaatccattcacggtttccaggctgcactgattttggccttccttgcctttctgagcctgtgactaccatcccggactgtataaggcccatcataaagccggtctcatcaaagttccaggtatcacctggttggatactgtatttagcgattgtgttctgtacaagccgaaaccagccacgaataatagtcggatcttcgcatttagctctctgatagtcatatctccgaaagatacgcgtctttagctctggttgtcgctttataaagttatgagcccagcgcttgccgacaggtgatgcatcgcggtctgcaagtagagaattggccatttcttccacaaaacggattcgcgagggaaaccctcgcgaatctaggtcaagaataaactgaactatagtctgttcttccagatcagatagtcgccgcgagtttgggccggaatcacgtcgtgattgaatgccattttggcggcggcgtaaggtctcaaatggaaccttatatatacctgaggcgcgtcggagactaagattttggtcattttgaagggcctgaagggcaagaagaattctagcttcatttgaagactgtgacatagttgctggttaagaagtatctgatcagattgaaatgttgtaaggtgagggatttttgacccactcgcttgtctgactcactcgcttatcaagcacgttaccTTATTGCCATGGATCAGAATTACAGTATTTCGTAGTCACCAGATGGTAATTCAGTACATGTAATCCTAGAATAGTTAGTCTACCATGTGCGAGCCTTGATGTACTTCCAAGGCATCTTCCATCATATTGCCCCACCATCAAGTCTGATTTGACTCTGACTTCGTCCGTCTCAGCAACAGACGACGATGAATCGCCGAAACCGCCCGGACCGATTTAAGACTAACCAGGTCTTCAAGTCGAGTTAGTGTTAGTAGCCATACCAAGTTACTGGGGAAAACCATTCAACGTCACTGTTACTGCTGTCTACTCCAGGTACCTTCCCTAGTACCTTATCAGACCTTCTGTTCTTTCCCCTTCTCTTGTCTCTCTGCTTCTATCCTTTACATTCCTCCGACAagctctcttcttcttcctcttcctcctcctcttccactTTCACATAATTCTCTCAACCATTCTTTACACATCGTGCAGCTCAACTCTTTGTTCTCCCCTCGCCCTTACATTGGTCGACGGTAGACCTGCGCGCATTACTACCACAGCATAACTCCCTCGCGCGAAAGAGACGGCCATTCCTTTCCTTCGACAAGACGACACCAAAGGAGGCGCCAGCTGAAaaccctcctcctccttgacgACAATCCTCTACCGAGCTCTTACTCTATCAAACCACATCATCCCCCATCAACAAAAATGGCCGCCAACAGCGAAAACAACGGCAGCGAGCCCACCTTGCGCCGCCGCGAGTCCTTGTCCGAAATTCGAGCTGCCAACCCCGACTTGGCTCTCAGTGGTAACATTATCTCTGCCACCTTCAACACACCGCACTCCTTTGTCTATCGAAAAGGCGGTGATTGGGTATGTAGACTAATTCTTCGCTTCACTTTCGCTTCCTAAGACATCCATGGATACTCATCTCGTATCAACTGTATGGACTAGGATCAGCTCTTTAGCTTGCATTTCGCTTTCCCCTCTTCTCCAACCAAAGCTAGCTAATTCTCTGACCCCCCCCCCTTCCCCTCGCGCTCTGTTCTGCGCTGTCACATGAAAATCGAACTCAGCTAAAcattgtctttctttttagGATTTGAAATCTCGTCGTGGTCAATCCGCTCTCTTTGACTCCTTCGCATACCTTTCTTCCGACGCTACACCATGGAATCACACCGTCGTCGCGTGGACTGGTGAGATCGACGCTCCCACTGATGACGTCGTTTCCTCACCTGGCACGCCCGCCCCAAACACGTTTGGTGCCACTTCTCTCAATGCACTCTCTGCACCTGTTCCCATTGATGGTAACACACGCCTACCGACTCCGCCCCCCGTTGATGGTCTCTGGGTCCCTCGCGAGGACCAAGACCGTCTGGAGTACCGCTTGTCCCACAACAAGACTATCCGAACTTACCCAGTCTGGCTCTCCGATGAGTCTGAGGCTAGCTCAGAGGGTATTCTTCTCAAGGACCAGGCCCGCTGGCGACGGTATGCGGAGCACGATCTTTATACACTTCTTCACTACAAGCAGCATGAGCCAACCGACGGCCGACGTGAGCGCGTCCAATGGGCTGATTACTACCGCATGAACCAGAAGTTCGCCAACAAGATCATTGAGATTTATAAGCCCGGCGACATTGTGATCATCCACGATTACTTCCTCATGTTGCTTCCTAGCATGTTGCGACAGAGAGTGCCTAACATGTACATCTCGTTCTTCCTGCACTCACCCTTCCCCAGTAGTGAGTTCCTCCGCTGCCTACCTCGTCGGAAGGAGGTTCTCGAGGGTGTTTTGGGCTCCAACCTCATCGGATTTCAATCCTACAGCTATTCTCGCCACTTCCTGAGCTGCTGTACTCGAATTCTCGGCTTCCCATCTGACACTCTTGGGATCGATGCCTATGGAACTCGCGTCCAGGTTGGTGTCTTCCCCATTGGCATTGATGCCGCCAAGGTTGAGAACTTTGCGTGGACCGATGCCGTGACCGAAAAGTGCAATGCCCTACGACAACTTTACCGCGGCAAGAAGATCATTGTTGGACGTGATCGTCTTGATAGCGTTAGAGGTGTCGCCCAGAAGCTGCAGGCTTTTGAGCGCTTCCTTGAAATGTACCCTGAGTGGCGCGAGAAAGTGGTTCTGATCCAAGTCACCTCGCCGACTAGCGTCGAGGCAGAGAAGGAGGATCTGGAGGACGACACAAAGGTTGCGACCCGTGTCAATGAGCTCGTTATGCGCATCAATGGCATGTACGGCAGCCTGGGCTTTTCACCTGTCCAGCACTACCCACAGTACCTCAGCCAGAACGAGTACTTCGCCCTTCTTCGAGCTAGTGACATCGGACTTATTACCTCTGTTCGTGATGGCATGAATACCACCAGTTTGGAGTACATCATCTGCCAAAAAGAAGGCAACGCTCCTCTTATTCTCTCCGAGTTCAGCGGTACTGCTAGCAGTCTGGGCGACGCCATTCACATCAACCCATGGGATCTTAGTGGCGTTGCTGAGAAGATCAACGCCGCTCTCA is part of the Fusarium poae strain DAOMC 252244 chromosome 4, whole genome shotgun sequence genome and encodes:
- a CDS encoding hypothetical protein (BUSCO:4068at5125~CAZy:GT20) yields the protein MAANSENNGSEPTLRRRESLSEIRAANPDLALSGNIISATFNTPHSFVYRKGGDWDLKSRRGQSALFDSFAYLSSDATPWNHTVVAWTGEIDAPTDDVVSSPGTPAPNTFGATSLNALSAPVPIDGNTRLPTPPPVDGLWVPREDQDRLEYRLSHNKTIRTYPVWLSDESEASSEGILLKDQARWRRYAEHDLYTLLHYKQHEPTDGRRERVQWADYYRMNQKFANKIIEIYKPGDIVIIHDYFLMLLPSMLRQRVPNMYISFFLHSPFPSSEFLRCLPRRKEVLEGVLGSNLIGFQSYSYSRHFLSCCTRILGFPSDTLGIDAYGTRVQVGVFPIGIDAAKVENFAWTDAVTEKCNALRQLYRGKKIIVGRDRLDSVRGVAQKLQAFERFLEMYPEWREKVVLIQVTSPTSVEAEKEDLEDDTKVATRVNELVMRINGMYGSLGFSPVQHYPQYLSQNEYFALLRASDIGLITSVRDGMNTTSLEYIICQKEGNAPLILSEFSGTASSLGDAIHINPWDLSGVAEKINAALTMSDDKRQEMQSRLYRHVTEHNVQSWITKFIRKVYNVLGDTSSANSTPLLDRALLLTQYRSANKRLFMFDYDGTLTPIVREPSAAVPSQRLIHTLDLLAADPKNAVWIISGRDQEFLKQHLGNNTRLGFSAEHGSFMKHPGSDEWENLAEKFDMGWQAEVMEVFQKYTDRVQGSFIERKRCALTWHYRLADPEQGIHMSRECHKELESTVASKWDVEVMPGKANIEVRPTFINKGEIAKRLITMYHTPGTADDNDGNGHLEFALCMGDDFTDEDMFRSLNAASGPVLDANHVFTVTIGASTKVTLAKSHLLEPEDVIECVALLAGVQDQGERLGEVNLGALSAVEGHVPAQQEM